A region from the Anomaloglossus baeobatrachus isolate aAnoBae1 chromosome 11, aAnoBae1.hap1, whole genome shotgun sequence genome encodes:
- the LOC142256758 gene encoding chemerin-like receptor 1, with protein MENVTHFASLENVTDVEYPDYYQNFTQTDNHKTLDFSEICFVVIGSVFCLLGTIGNGLVIWFGFFKMKKTVNVVWFLSLAIADFFFALIYPVYIIQHILKNWSKFLCKIMPLLIYLNSSVSVLQLTVISVDRCICVVFPVWCHNHRRPKLAFIVAPIIWIISFAQAIPNMVSAEIFNTYYGTLCILNINYSFYIKKMVLGFVFYFLLPFIIIVSCYIIIIFHMRRKRIFTSFKPFKTIVAIIIAFFICWFPSYLFPFLMIFTPFEIPFYVIYYGRFIIIVLIIINSCINPVLYVLIGQDFKEKCCGSFQAMFQKAFIEDEEKEDCGNQEQNPALTRVHTKD; from the coding sequence ATGGAGAACGTAACACATTTTGCTAGCCTGGAAAATGTAACTGATGTGGAATATCCAGATTATTATCAAAACTTTACACAAACTGACAATCATAAAACCTTAGACTTTAGTGAAATTTGCTTTGTAGTGATTGGCTCAGTGTTTTGCTTATTGGGAACCATTGGAAATGGTCTTGTCATCTGGTTTGGCTTCTTCAAGATGAAAAAAACAGTCAACGTTGTGTGGTTCCTCAGCTTGGCCATTGCTGATTTCTTCTTTGCATTAATATATCCTGTGTACATTATACAACATATATTAAAAAATTGGTCAAAGTTTTTGTGCAAGATAATGCCACTACTTATCTATCTTAACTCGTCGGTCAGTGTCCTCCAGCTCACGGTCATCAGTGTAGACCGATGCATCTGTGTCGTGTTCCCGGTATGGTGTCACAACCATCGAAGACCAAAATTGGCTTTCATCGTTGCCCCCATTATTTGGATAATTTCATTTGCTCAAGCAATACCCAACATGGTATCTGCAGAAATATTTAACACTTACTATGGAACACTTTGCATTTTAAACATTAATTATTCTTTTTACATTAAAAAGATGGTTTTGGGATTTGTTTTTTACTTCCTTCTACCTTTTATTATCATTGTCTCCTGTTACATCATTATTATCTTCCACATGAGAAGGAAACGCATCTTCACATCTTTTAAGCCTTTTAAAACCATCGTGGCCATCATCATTGCCTTCTTCATCTGTTGGTTTCCAAGCTACTTGTTTCCCTTTCTCATGATATTTACACCCTTTGAAATTCCTTTTTATGTAATTTATTATGGAcgttttataattattgtcttaaTAATCATTAAttcttgcattaaccctgtcctctaCGTCCTCATTGGTCAAGATTTTAAGGAAAAATGTTGTGGCTCCTTCCAGGCTATGTTTCAGAAGGCGTTCATAGAGGACGAAGAGAAGGAAGACTGCGGGAATCAAGAACAGAATCCTGCTCTTACACGGGTTCATACAAAAGACTAA